A segment of the Panacibacter ginsenosidivorans genome:
TTAAAGAGCTTCAGTTTTTCCTGTAATTTCTCTGCGCGGTCTTTAAATCCTTCATTGTGTGCATCACCAATATTTGTAAGTATGCCAATCGTTGGCTGAATGATCTTTTCGAGAGCTGCCATTTCTCCCGGCATAGAAATACCTGCTTCAAAAATGGCAAGGTTATTTTCTTCGCCCATCTGCCACACACTAAGTGGCACACCTACCTGCGAGTTATAACTGCGTGGGCTGCGAACGATATTATAACCAGGAGATAATAATTGATACAACCATTCCTTTACAATTGTTTTACCATTGCTGCCTGTAATGCCAATTACAGGATAGTTGAATTGTGCACGATGACGAGCAGCTAAGTTCTGCAACGCTTTCAATGTATCATCAACAAAAATGAAATTAGCATTAGTAAAAGCACCGGTATCAAAACCTGTTCTTACTACAAAATTGCTGACACCTCTTTCATATACTTCCTGTATAAAATTGTGTGCATCCCTTCTTGCTGTTTGTAGTGCAAAGAATAATGAAGTAGCAGGAAAAGAAATTCGCCTGCTGTCTGTTATCAAATGTTCAATAATTGCATTAGCATTTTGAAGTGTAGCTTTTGCACAAAGTATTTCAGCAATATTTTCAGCAGTATAGATCAAGATCGAAAATTGATTTAATAAATATCTTTGTCAGGAACATCCGCATCCTCCTTTTTCTTATCCATAAATATGGAATAAAAAATGGAGCCGGTGATACAAACTAGTATCACGCCTAATGAAATAAATACCTGCACTTCTTTACTTATCCATTCATTTACCCAATGTTCACCCAGCATTTTTAAACCAATAAACACCAGCACAACAGCAATACCCTGTTGCAGATAATCAAATCTGTTTACGGCCCCTCTTAATAAAAAGAACAGGGAACGCAAACCCAGTACTGCAAAAATATTAGAGGTGTAAATGATGAGCTTTTCTCTTGAAATACCCATTACCGCAGGGATAGAGTCGAGCGCAAAAACAAGATCAATAGAAGCCAGTAGTATTACCACAACAAACAATGAAGTATAAACAGGCGTTCCATTTTCTCTTACCACATATTTTCCATCGCCATCATGATTGGCCAATGGTAAAAATTTTTTCAGGAAGCGGTATATCTTTGTTTCATGCGGATCAAACTCTTCATCTTCATTTGTCGTAAACATTTTATAACCTGTGTACACCAGGAATGCACCAAACAAAAGCAACACCCATTCAAAGCGTTCTACAATCGCCACACCCACGGTAATAAATAATACACGGAAAATAATAGCCATTAAAATGCCAATGAGCAATACCCTTGAATAATGTTTTTCCTTTACCTGGAATGAATTAAAAATAAGGATGAACACAAAGATATTATCAATACTCAGGCTCCACTCCATTAAATAAGCGCTTATATATTCAAGCGCAGGTTTCTGCCCTTCCTGCCACCATAAAAACACGAAGAATAATAATGCCAGTGCAACCCAAAAAAAGGTTTGCATCAATGCAGCTTTCAATGTAATCTTTTTATTTTTTTTGCTCAACAGGCCAAGATCAAATACAAGCGCTAATACAAGTACGCCGCCAAATACCAAATACACTAACTGGTCTGTTGTCATGATTGCTTTTTTATAAAATATTTTTTAGCCGGCAGAAGTAACACTGCTCAGCATCGTTGTGTCACTCACTTGTACTGTAGAAAAAGTTTCAGCAGTTTACAAGTTTGCATGTTCACAAGTTCTTTGCATTTAAACAATGTGTGAACTCCGAAACTTGTGAACGCTTAAACTTGCTCAATTATTTCTGAAAGTACAAGTGTGCGACGCAAGAGATGATGCCATAAAATACAAATGTTCGGCTCAAAAAGATCTATACGCTAAACTTTTGTTTTCTTCTCCATTGATACAACGCACCGAACAAAAGTATTACAACTATCGGTACTGCAATGTTAATGAGCTGCCACATGCTGCGCTGGTCTTCGGTTTTTTTCTTATCGAGTAAACGCAGCGTAAAATCTTTGTTGCGTGCCTGGAAAATGCCATTGTTGCTTACGAGGTAATCAATACAATTGAGAAAGAATTCGCGGTTAGCAAAACGATAATTTTCGAACGGAATTTCGCCCATGGATAATGGACCGGTTGATTGACTTACAGTATTGGTTACAATATCTGCGTCGCTCATTACGATTTGTTTGGTGGGCTTTTCTGATGCACGTGCAAAAGGTTTGCCCAATGCACGTGTTACAGAATCCTGTATATCTTTCGTTAAACGGTTTGCATAAAGTGAAGTAAAATTCCCTTCGAGTAAAACTGCAACCGGTATATAACTTTTGTTGAAGCTTTGAAACTCCGCATCATCTTTTATACTGTTCAAACTTACTATTGCGGGTGAACTAAGACGGCGGCTATTGGTATCGCTTGCCAATAAAATAGTTTTCTGTATGCCCGGTGCACTTACTGTATCTATGCTTGACGGAAATATAGGTAATACACGATCAAGATTCTTTGAAATAGGATTATTATTCGTGGTACTTACAAACGGATAATACGGCCATGGAAAACGTTGCATCTGCGGGCTGCCATCAGGGTTCTGACCAACAACAATCGGGATCTTTGCACAGTTAAGATCCTGCAACAGATCACCGTTGATGCGAACACCGTATTTGAATAAAATATCGTCTACATTCAGGTTGCGGTCGAAGGCAACAAAATCACTTTGACTGCGCATCAGACTGTCAAGTTCTGCATATAATTTATCGATACACCAAACCACTTTGCCACCATGCATTACATACTGGTCTATTTTTAGTTTGTCCTCATCAGTAAAAGGCTGTGTCGGTTTTACAATGAGTAACGCATCTATTTGTTGTGGATCAGGATAGCCTTGCTTAAGATCGAAGATGCCTAACCGGTATTCATTTTCAAGGCTCTTTCCAATATCATTTACACGCGGATCTCTTAGTGGTAAAGGCTCTCCGTTGCCAATTGTATATACAACAACAGGCACATACTTTCTTGTAAGTTTATCTACAGCATTGGCAAATTTAAATTCCAGCAAAGCCTCTGCGGCATTGAGTGTGGCTTCTTTATCTTCCTGTGGAATATCGTTTACAACATTGAAATTCTTATACACTTTCCGGCTACTGCGCAGGTCGATGGCAAATGGTTTGCGGTTGCCGTAAGTTACCAATGCAGATGGAATTATGAGTTGTTTCGTTGCTTTATCGTTTGCACTTGAAACGTCCTGTGTTTGATCGAACACCACACCAAGACTGGAAAGACTGTCGTACAAATATGCTTTGCTTGTATCGTCTAATCCTTCGCCGGGATTTTCGTAATGCACCTGTATGCGATTATTGCTAAGATCACGGAATTCATTCAAGAGATCCTGCGTGGCGATGCTGAGTTTTTTATAATCGGCAGGAAGATCGCCGGTAAGAAAGACCTGTATGTCAATGGTGGAATCAAGATTGTGTAATAATTCTTTTGTAGGCTGTGTAAGACTAAATCTTTTTTCTGCGGTAAGATCAATTCGATAGCGAAATAAAGAAGACACATAAGTAATAGCAGGGAACAACAACAAAATTGCTATCCACCAATACTTATGTTGTAATATTTTGTTCATGTTTGTTTTATCTTGTTATTTACTTTTTGTCTTGACACAAAAAGTAACAAAAAAGTCAAGGCTCCAGAAAAAAGACTAAAATTTTCTTCGTTTCGCTACAGCGAAGAAGCTAAGCATTTAACTATATATCGTTTTTCAAAGAAGACTTATGAACGGCATTAGAATGTTACTGTACATCTTCGCTGCTTAACGCTGCACTTATAAAATTTCTTAACGCCTTTTTTCTGAGGCCGCATCCGTTCACAATTGAACAGAACGTACAAGAGTGCGACGCAACGAAAGCTTAATGCTTATTCAAATACCGGGTTCATAAAATCTCTTTTATCGCTTTGCTACATTCCTTTGCGTGATCAATAAAAAAATAAAAATCACGCCAAGAAAATAAACTACATCACGAATATCTATTACGCCTTTGCTGATACTGCTATAATGAAATCTGATGCCAAGCATTTCTATATAATAACCGGTGCCTCCCGCAAACACGGGCAGTTTGCTTATTGCTTCAAAACCAGTGAACAAAAGAAAACAAACAAATGCGCCGCTTATAAATGCAACGACTGTATTATTCGTAAAACTGCTCGTACAAATACCCACTGATGTATACACAGCACCTAACATTAAAAGACCGATGTAACTGCCGATGGTACTGCCAATATCAAGACCGCCAACTGCACTTAATGCCTGTAAAGAAAATGCATAAACAATGGTTGGAAGAATAGTGAGAGTAATAATGAGCAGTGCGCCAAAGAATTTCCCCCAAACGATCTGCGATGGTTTCAGCGGCATTGTTTTAAGCAACTCGAATGTACCACCCTTGTATTCATCAGCAAGGCTGCGCATAGTTACTGTTGGCACAAGAAATAATAAGATCCATGGAGCAATATCGAAGAATCCATTAAGAGATGCATATCCAAAATCAAGTAAGCTTGTATCAGGAAAAACAAAAAGCAATAAACCGCAGAGCAGTAAAAACACCACCATTGCTATGTATCCTGAAAGTGAACTAAAAAACTGTCGCCATTCTTTTGTGCAGATCATCCACATGGTTCAAAGCTATAAGAAATAATGTATTTACAAAACAAGTTTTGCTTTTTGTTTACCGCAGAGATTTCCTTACGCAGAGGCATGAAGGCGCAGAGAACAACACAAAGGCTTATCTCTCTGTCTTTGCGTCTCTGCGGTTAAAAACAAAAAAGCCGAAGCGCTGTTACACTCCGGCAATTTTTTATATTTCAACTCACAACCCTTTCGATGTAATGCAGCAAAATTACGAGGCCTGCGTTGATTGTATAGAATTCATATCTACACCATCTTTAAACATCTCCCACATGGGGCTCATTTCCCTGAGTTTATATACTGCTGCTGTAATTTGCTCAATAGCAAAATCTATCTCTTCTTCTGTAGTAAAACGGCCAAGTCCAAAACGCAAAGAGGCATGCGCCATATCATCACTATTACCCAATGCTTTTAAAACATAGCTTGGCTCTATTGATGCAGAAGTGCAGGCAGAGCCTGTAGAGAGTGCCATGTATTTACTAAAAGACATGATCAGCGCTTCGCCTTCTACATATTTAAAGGAGATGTTTGAAACATGCGGCAGTCGCAATTCTTTATTGCCGTTGAGATATGTTTCTTCTATTTGTAATAAAGCATCTTCCAGTTTGTCACGCAATACTTTAATTCGTTTGGCATCTGCTTCCATTTCAAGGCGACAAAGTTCACAAGCCTTTCCAAAACCAACGATGCCGGGAACATTTAATGTACCGCTGCGCATGCCTCTTTCATGACCACCACCATCCATTTGTGCTGTAAGCCTTACACGTGGATGTTTACGACGTACATACAACGCACCCACTCCCTTTGGGCCATATAATTTATGCCCGGAAAAAGCCATGATATCTATACCATCATTTTGAACATTAACCGGAATTTTTCCTATGGCCTGCGTAGCATCTGTAAAAAACAATACGCCATGTTTTCTTGCAATATTGCTGATCTCTTTTACAGACTGTATCACACCAATTTCATTATTGGCGTACATAACAGCAATAAGTATGGTTTCAGGTTTTATTGCAGCTTCCAGTTCTTTAAGATCAATAAGGCCATCATTGCTTACCGGTAAATATGTTATTTCGCCACCAAGTTTTTCTAAATGATGACAAGTATCTAAAACGGCTTTATGTTCTGTAACGCAGGTGATAATATGATTGCCTTTACCGGCATACATTTCAAAAACACCTTTGATGGCCAGGTTATCTGCTTCTGTTGCACCACTGGTAAAAATGATCTCTTTCGCTTCTGCGCCAATTAATTTTGCCACCTGCTCTCTTGCATAATCTACTGCTTCTTCTGCCTCCCAGCCATAGGCATGATTGCGGCTTGCCGCGTTGCCAAAATGCTCTGTGAAATAAGGCAGCATCGCCTCCAGCACCCTTGGGTCCATTGGCGTTGTAGCATTATTGTCAAGATAAACGGGCAATTTCAGCATGATTACAAATTGTTTAAAAGCTAATAACAAATTTAAGCCAAATGGTTCTATTTTAGTCCCCGCTTCTGATCGAAAGAATCTATTTGCGCATATCGAAAATCAATTCACATGCAAAAAGTTGAACACATTGGCATTGCTGTAAAAGACCTGAACGTTTCTGTTCCATTGTTTGAAAAATTATTAAATACCTTTTGCTATAAACTGGAAACAGTAGAAAACGAAAAAGTCAACACTGCTTTTTTCAAACAGGGCGAAACAAAAATTGAATTGCTGGAAAGTATGAATGCCGATGGTGTAATTGCAAAATTTATTGAGCGCAAGGGAGAAGGCGTGCATCATATTGCGTTTGAAGTGGAAGATATAGAAGCAGAAATGCAGCGTCTTTCAAATGAAGGTTTTCAATTACTGAATGAAGTGCCTAAAGAAGGTGCCGATAATAAATTAGTTTGCTTTCTGCATCCTAAAAATACAAATGGTGTGCTGATTGAATTGTGCCAAACCCAAAAATAAATGTTGTGCCAAACTTTATTGCTGCTATGGTACTTTTGTTGCGTCGCACTCTTGTACATTAGAACTTCGTGCAACCTTTCACGCAAAGAAATATAAAATGCAAAGTCGCAAAGAAAAACTTTGCTGCTTATTTACTTTGCGTCTTTGCGTGAGATAAGTTGAGATGTGCAACGCAACACAAGTGTGCGACGCAACAAAAGCTTAATACTTATTCAAAAGCTAAGTACATAATAGTTTTCTTTATTGGTCAGACGCTTTTGAAGCGTCAGACCAATATACTTCTACTCCGCTTTCATGATCGTTGTTCTTTTTGAAATACCATTCTCGTTAAACGCTTCTATCTGGAAATAATAAGGTTTGTCTTTTTCAAGCGCACTTAAATAATATTCGCTTGCATTATAGATCATTACATTGTTGTAGAGTTTATCTGGTGCTTCGCCGAAATAAATATTATAGCCGGTTGCATTGGTATTTACTTCCCACTTGAACCACACATTTCTGCGCTCACTATCGCCACGTAATGCAATAAAATTTTTAACGGTATCCGGCGCTGCACCATGACCTTTACCAAACACACGCAAACCACTGATAGCAAACTTTCCACCCGGCATGTGTATGTTTTCTAATTTAATGTAACGTGCTTCCGCAGGTGTTGCCAGCTCAACATAATCATGCGGCACATCTGTTTTGTTTTTGCTTTTATCAACCAATATTTTCCATGTTTTGCCATCGTTGGATGCGTATAAAATATACTGGTGATAAATGCCATTGATCTTACCAAGAAAACTACTGTCAACATCCTGGTCTGCATAATTTATTTGTATTGCTTTTATAGTACTTACTGCACCAAGATCTGTTTGCAACCACTCGCCTTTGTTGCCGCTTGCTGCACTCCAGTATGTTTTAATACTTTCATCTACTGCATTGTTTGCAGCATAAGCACCAAGTGTTGAAGAAACTACAACAGGTTTATTATAGTTGAGCAACATCCATCCTGTAAAAGCTTCATGCACTTTATTGTTGTCTTCTTTTTTTGTTGGCAGATAATATGGATAATCACCAAATGCAGAGTTGCTGTATAAAATACCATCCTTATCAAAACCCGCTGGCCATATACCATTGCGGCGTTCAAAATTATTTTTTACGCAAATGCCAATAGTGCTTACGTGCCACCAGTTACCAAACTTATCCTGGTAAGTTGCTCCATGACCAGCGCCTCTTGCAAAGCCACCTGCTTTATACGAAAATGGATTATGACTTTGATAGGTAAACGGCCCAAGCGGATGATCACTCACATACACGCCATCTCCATAACCACTGAACTCTGTGCCAGGCGCGCCGTATTGCAAATAATATTTACCATTGTATTTATTCATCCACGAGCCTTCTATAAAAGGCTTTAAAAAAGTGTTGTCATGATACTCTCCAAAACGTTCCCAGCCATGAATGCTGTCGTTCAAACGCAGCAATGGAACTCTTGGCCCAATGGTGTCGAATGTTTTTCTGTCTATCTCTTGTCCGTAAGTTGGAAATGTATTACTCGATCCAAAGTATGCATATAATTTGCCGTCATCATCTGCAAGAAATCCCGGATCCCATGCGCCTACCTGGAATGAATCAACTGCTTCTTTCCAATCATCAACCGTTGGGTTGGTGCTCATCCAGATCGGAAAATTATGCGAGTACGTTGAACCAATTACCAGCAATGTATCATGCTGTGCCCACACTGCAGGCGCACACAATTCATCATACACATGATGGTATGGTTTTAAAAATCTACGCGACACAAATTTCCAGTTTAGCATATCGCTGCTGTACCAGTAACCCCATTGATTGGTGGAGAACAAATAATAATTGTCTTTAAATAAAACGATCACCGGGTCTGCCGTGGCCCTGTGCCTGCCCTGCTCAGAAAAGTTGGGAATGGGCGTATAACCATAATCTATGTTGATGGGATTGCAATAGGTTTTTTGTTGCGAATTGCCTGCCACAGCAACCGCACATAACAACATTAAAGGCAGCAAATATTTCATACAGCGAAGTTTATATGCTTAATGACAGTGAAGTTATTATTTGCTACTAATGTATAGAGAAAGTTTTTGAGCCGGGCTTTGGAATTTCAATTAAGCATCGTTGCGTCGCACTCTTGTGCGGCTGGATTATATAGCGGCTTTAATTGAAGCGGAGTTGGAATTTATTCTGCTGATAGAATTTTTTTTGTTTGTCTAACGAGATTCACAAAAGTCTCTTCTCTCTCAGTATTATCCATTTTAATAACTGGATTATTTGGCGGATTTAAGGTTTGGAACTGATTAAGCTTGTCGAACTCCTCAAATAGACAAGGCTTTAGAATCACAATTAAAATAACCGCACCATTTTCTTCTGCTGCTTGCAATAATGGAGGTAATTCATTATTCGCAATAAATTCAGAACCCAAAAAATCTGTACTAATTAAAAGGATTGCAACTTTAGTTTGGTCAATAGCTTTTCTTACTTCTTCTTTCCATTTTTGAC
Coding sequences within it:
- a CDS encoding TerC/Alx family metal homeostasis membrane protein produces the protein MTTDQLVYLVFGGVLVLALVFDLGLLSKKNKKITLKAALMQTFFWVALALLFFVFLWWQEGQKPALEYISAYLMEWSLSIDNIFVFILIFNSFQVKEKHYSRVLLIGILMAIIFRVLFITVGVAIVERFEWVLLLFGAFLVYTGYKMFTTNEDEEFDPHETKIYRFLKKFLPLANHDGDGKYVVRENGTPVYTSLFVVVILLASIDLVFALDSIPAVMGISREKLIIYTSNIFAVLGLRSLFFLLRGAVNRFDYLQQGIAVVLVFIGLKMLGEHWVNEWISKEVQVFISLGVILVCITGSIFYSIFMDKKKEDADVPDKDIY
- the gldG gene encoding gliding motility-associated ABC transporter substrate-binding protein GldG, with product MNKILQHKYWWIAILLLFPAITYVSSLFRYRIDLTAEKRFSLTQPTKELLHNLDSTIDIQVFLTGDLPADYKKLSIATQDLLNEFRDLSNNRIQVHYENPGEGLDDTSKAYLYDSLSSLGVVFDQTQDVSSANDKATKQLIIPSALVTYGNRKPFAIDLRSSRKVYKNFNVVNDIPQEDKEATLNAAEALLEFKFANAVDKLTRKYVPVVVYTIGNGEPLPLRDPRVNDIGKSLENEYRLGIFDLKQGYPDPQQIDALLIVKPTQPFTDEDKLKIDQYVMHGGKVVWCIDKLYAELDSLMRSQSDFVAFDRNLNVDDILFKYGVRINGDLLQDLNCAKIPIVVGQNPDGSPQMQRFPWPYYPFVSTTNNNPISKNLDRVLPIFPSSIDTVSAPGIQKTILLASDTNSRRLSSPAIVSLNSIKDDAEFQSFNKSYIPVAVLLEGNFTSLYANRLTKDIQDSVTRALGKPFARASEKPTKQIVMSDADIVTNTVSQSTGPLSMGEIPFENYRFANREFFLNCIDYLVSNNGIFQARNKDFTLRLLDKKKTEDQRSMWQLINIAVPIVVILLFGALYQWRRKQKFSV
- a CDS encoding ABC transporter permease subunit; its protein translation is MWMICTKEWRQFFSSLSGYIAMVVFLLLCGLLLFVFPDTSLLDFGYASLNGFFDIAPWILLFLVPTVTMRSLADEYKGGTFELLKTMPLKPSQIVWGKFFGALLIITLTILPTIVYAFSLQALSAVGGLDIGSTIGSYIGLLMLGAVYTSVGICTSSFTNNTVVAFISGAFVCFLLFTGFEAISKLPVFAGGTGYYIEMLGIRFHYSSISKGVIDIRDVVYFLGVIFIFLLITQRNVAKR
- a CDS encoding IscS subfamily cysteine desulfurase, coding for MLKLPVYLDNNATTPMDPRVLEAMLPYFTEHFGNAASRNHAYGWEAEEAVDYAREQVAKLIGAEAKEIIFTSGATEADNLAIKGVFEMYAGKGNHIITCVTEHKAVLDTCHHLEKLGGEITYLPVSNDGLIDLKELEAAIKPETILIAVMYANNEIGVIQSVKEISNIARKHGVLFFTDATQAIGKIPVNVQNDGIDIMAFSGHKLYGPKGVGALYVRRKHPRVRLTAQMDGGGHERGMRSGTLNVPGIVGFGKACELCRLEMEADAKRIKVLRDKLEDALLQIEETYLNGNKELRLPHVSNISFKYVEGEALIMSFSKYMALSTGSACTSASIEPSYVLKALGNSDDMAHASLRFGLGRFTTEEEIDFAIEQITAAVYKLREMSPMWEMFKDGVDMNSIQSTQAS
- the mce gene encoding methylmalonyl-CoA epimerase, coding for MQKVEHIGIAVKDLNVSVPLFEKLLNTFCYKLETVENEKVNTAFFKQGETKIELLESMNADGVIAKFIERKGEGVHHIAFEVEDIEAEMQRLSNEGFQLLNEVPKEGADNKLVCFLHPKNTNGVLIELCQTQK
- a CDS encoding family 43 glycosylhydrolase, whose product is MKYLLPLMLLCAVAVAGNSQQKTYCNPINIDYGYTPIPNFSEQGRHRATADPVIVLFKDNYYLFSTNQWGYWYSSDMLNWKFVSRRFLKPYHHVYDELCAPAVWAQHDTLLVIGSTYSHNFPIWMSTNPTVDDWKEAVDSFQVGAWDPGFLADDDGKLYAYFGSSNTFPTYGQEIDRKTFDTIGPRVPLLRLNDSIHGWERFGEYHDNTFLKPFIEGSWMNKYNGKYYLQYGAPGTEFSGYGDGVYVSDHPLGPFTYQSHNPFSYKAGGFARGAGHGATYQDKFGNWWHVSTIGICVKNNFERRNGIWPAGFDKDGILYSNSAFGDYPYYLPTKKEDNNKVHEAFTGWMLLNYNKPVVVSSTLGAYAANNAVDESIKTYWSAASGNKGEWLQTDLGAVSTIKAIQINYADQDVDSSFLGKINGIYHQYILYASNDGKTWKILVDKSKNKTDVPHDYVELATPAEARYIKLENIHMPGGKFAISGLRVFGKGHGAAPDTVKNFIALRGDSERRNVWFKWEVNTNATGYNIYFGEAPDKLYNNVMIYNASEYYLSALEKDKPYYFQIEAFNENGISKRTTIMKAE